CGCCGACTCAGCACCCAAAGTGGTTTGGACTGGCTGTTCAAGCGCTTGTTATATTGTCACAGGAGGACGTGAGCACAGCTTGTCCAAGTATTGAACTCGCCAGAGATCTTCAGTCGGAGCCTTCCCTGCTGCGCCGAATACTTTCCGTTCTCGCCAAGGAAGGGTTTATCGGGACCCGAGAAGGCCGTGACGGCGGGTACCGCCTTGGGAAACCAGCAGAGTCCATTCGACTGGTTGATGTGTATGATGTATTTCGTGCAGACAGCAGGCTTTCCTTTGGTATTACCGAGACAGTCGGCACGCATCCGCTTGGTAAATGTATGAAATCTGCGCTTGAGGATATCACCCAAGAAATGGATGACAGTATGCGCGGAGTATTAAGCAAATACACAATTGCTGATCTCGCCAAACAACTGGAAGCAAAGCTTTAGATGAATCTGGAAAAAGACAGTTGACAGCGGCTTGCTTAGATTTTATACTGTGCAATATAAACAACAGTTTAGAGCGAGCCGCGAATGGTCTGTACGCTGAAGCAATTTGGTAATCTTACTACCGATTTCATCTACAAACATCTGCTTCGCATTCCAGCATTGAGCTTTAAATTGGATCGTTTAGCCTGAATTTAACTGTGCTGAATCATTAACAGTATTTATCCAAGGGAGGATTTATCATGTCAACTACTGGTCAGAGTTCCGCTTTATTCGCCGATGTCATCCACGAGCGCCGCTCTGTGCGTCATTACGACAAGTCGGTTCGCTTATCTCACGAGGAAATTAAGGATCTGCTGAAGGAAGCGACGCTTGCGCCTTCCTCCAGTAACTCTCAGTCTTGGCGTTTCTTAGTTATTGAGACAGAGGAACTGAAAGCGAAGCTGCAACCGATTGCCTACAATCAATCTCAGGTTACTGAGGCTGCAGCGGTGATCGCTGTGCTTGGTGATACGGAAGGATATAAGAGGCTCGATGAAGTTTTCGGTGAATCCGTAAAACGCGGCTATATGGAGGAAGATACCGCTAAAGCGTTCGTGGAAAGATCGATTAATGCCTATACTTCGATGCCAGAAGAAAGCCTACACAAAGTCATCCATATCGACGGTGGTATTGTATCCCAGCAGCTCATGCTGGTTGCGCGTGCTCACGGTTACGATACCGTCCCGATGGGCGGCTATGATACGGCTGAGTTTAAGCAAGCGTTCGGTATCAGCGAGCGGTACATTCCGATCATGCTGATTGCACTTGGCAAAGCGGCACAGCCGGGCCATCAGACAACTCGATTGCCTATAGACGACATTACATTCTTCAACGAAATGCCCGCTAACTAATCCTAACACCCTTGCATCACATAAAGGAGACAAAGAAGCAGGAGTTACAGGTTGGAGTGTTATTGTGACACGAATCTATATGCTTAGGGAGCCGCATTATGCGGCTTTTTTCTTTTTGACCCTATAATCCGATAAGACGGAGGAATTGCTGTGTACAATAAAGTTGCGGTTTGGCCCCCATACGGGCAGAGGCTACTTTGGAACTGTAAAAGAGGGGCAGGTATCACCCTGAGTTATAACAAAAATCCAACGAATTTAGTTTTATGAATAAACAGAGCCGAGAAATGACAACTTAACGAAGTGGTATACATCACAATTTCCAAAGGAGGATATCTGTTATGGCTCACCAGAAGAGAAGGAAAGAAGCTGCCTGGAAGTCACAAAAGCAAGAACAGCATCCCCATGGTAAAATTAAATCGCTTAAGGAATTGTCGAGCGAATAGAATTGAGGAGTATACTACTTGGAAGAGAAAGACTGTCGACGAAATTTACGGCAGTCTTCTTTGTTGTAACATATGATTAGCTGCCCAACGGGCCAGAGCAAACTCGGGGTGCTGGGTATGTGATCGCCGCCAGAAACATGATTATAATCTTCCTCAAGAATGTCACCGTTTGCGGCAACGAGAAGAGAACCAAAGGGTTCGTCCCCATTTTCAAGGGCAACTTGGGTAAGGTCAACACAACGTTGCAAGTACTTCAAATCCAGATCAGTAATCCTACTCCATTTAGCCCTTTTCACAAAGGGGTGCCGCATTCATTGATATGCTCTGTTAACGAAGTCAGTGTGTATTGTCAAAAAGTCGTGCTCTTCTGTATATTCAAAGATTGCTGCTCCGAATCCCCACGCCGGATGTTGCTACCAACAATCCCTCCTAATATAATTAGGACTCCAATCCACTGAGGTAAACCTACATGTTCTCCTAGCACCAGAGAGGACATTAAAATCGCCATCGGCAGTTCAGAAGCTGTCAGAATGGTACCCATTCCTGATCCAACTTGAGGCATTCCAATGGAGTACAAGAGAGGTGGAAGAACAACTCCAAATACACCAAGAAGCAATCCATAAGGACTCAAACCTGTTAATACATCAAAGTTAAACAAAAATGTTGGCGGAAATACGACAAAAACGGTTATGACAGCTCCGGTAGAAAGAAGAGCGCTTTTTAATATAGGTGGAGTACCTTTTTCAACAGAGCCACTCAGAAAAATGAACATTGCAAAGGATAACGCGGCTAAAAATCCCCAAATGGCTCCTTGCCAAGAAAGAGTTACATTTTCCTGAAACATGACATTTGCGGCTAACATGGAACCAATCAGAGGTATCCCGATGGATATAAGTTTCTTCTTCGTCAGCCTTCTTTTCTGGAAT
This DNA window, taken from Paenibacillus kribbensis, encodes the following:
- a CDS encoding RrF2 family transcriptional regulator, encoding MRKEYCTPTQHPKWFGLAVQALVILSQEDVSTACPSIELARDLQSEPSLLRRILSVLAKEGFIGTREGRDGGYRLGKPAESIRLVDVYDVFRADSRLSFGITETVGTHPLGKCMKSALEDITQEMDDSMRGVLSKYTIADLAKQLEAKL
- a CDS encoding nitroreductase family protein, whose product is MSTTGQSSALFADVIHERRSVRHYDKSVRLSHEEIKDLLKEATLAPSSSNSQSWRFLVIETEELKAKLQPIAYNQSQVTEAAAVIAVLGDTEGYKRLDEVFGESVKRGYMEEDTAKAFVERSINAYTSMPEESLHKVIHIDGGIVSQQLMLVARAHGYDTVPMGGYDTAEFKQAFGISERYIPIMLIALGKAAQPGHQTTRLPIDDITFFNEMPAN
- a CDS encoding DUF6254 family protein; the protein is MAHQKRRKEAAWKSQKQEQHPHGKIKSLKELSSE
- a CDS encoding EamA family transporter, translating into MKLWHYAFIVFLGGCCYGILSTFVKLAYSAGFTVAEVTGAQYFFGTVLSWIVVLFTKRKKLTYKQTSKLILSGIPSGLTGLFYCQSLQTLNASLAIVLLFQFVWIGALYEWVFQKRRLTKKKLISIGIPLIGSMLAANVMFQENVTLSWQGAIWGFLAALSFAMFIFLSGSVEKGTPPILKSALLSTGAVITVFVVFPPTFLFNFDVLTGLSPYGLLLGVFGVVLPPLLYSIGMPQVGSGMGTILTASELPMAILMSSLVLGEHVGLPQWIGVLIILGGIVGSNIRRGDSEQQSLNIQKSTTF